The Candidatus Scalindua japonica DNA window TAAGTGAAAAAGTATTAAGAAGGATGAATAAGGAGCTTAATCTTAAACTGGATTATCGAGAGACGATTAACAGAATACATAAAAGTGGGATACTGGTATTAGGAAACATATTAGTTGGAAATGATGATGATACAAAAGAAGTAATAGAGGAAAATATACAATTTTTTAAAGAGGTGAACATTGACGCTCCGGGACACGTGTTTGTTACTCCACTTCCCGGAACAAAATTTTTTGAAAGGTTAGATGCTGAAAACAGGATTGTTAACAAAAATTTTCCTAAAGATTGGAAATATTATGATCTGCTTCATCTGGTAATAAAGCCAAATGCCTTATCTCAGAAAGAAATTATAGACCTGAAACTGCTTTTTTACAATAACCTTTTTTCCTATCGACAGATAATTATCAGAGCTTTCAAGTCCCTGATTTATTCAAAAAAATTGTACATAGGGATTGGGGCTCTGTTGATGAATCTGTGGTATCGTAAGTTTTTCCACCGTTATGATTCCCTTATAAAAGAGGATGAATAAGTTAACCCGGTTTATTCAATTTATTTTTTTCTGTCGATTTGAATAAGGAATTAAACATTGAAAATTGAATTAATATCTCCCAGTACAAAGTCAAGGATACTCGATTATGGCGGGAATCTCAGGGTTTTTGGAGATGATGTTTTTCTTATGTATGGTCTGGCTTTAACTACAATTGCCGCTTATACGCCTTCCGGGGTTGAAATTTCCATTACAGACGAAAACCTCAGCCCGATCGACTTTGAGAAGGAGGTTGATTTAGTTGGTTTAACCAGCCTCTCCTTTACCGCTAAACGGGCGTATGAAATAGCTGCAAAGTTCAGACAAAGGGGAGTCAAAGTAGTAATGGGCGGTGTTCATGCTACTATGCTGCCGGAAGAGGCCCTTGAACATGTCGATATTGTTGTTATTGGTGAAGCGGAAGACCTCTGGCCGCAACTTATAGATGACTTCAGGAATAACAGCCTGAAGAAAATTTATCGATATGATAATAAGCCGACAATTGATACTCAGCCTATACCAAGACATGATCTTCTGGAATTTGACAGGTACCTTATGTATCCTGTTAATACTACCCGGGGTTGTCCCTATAACTGCGAATTCTGCACGGTACACGCTTTTTTTGGAAAGGGTATGCGCCGAAGGCAAATTACAAGAGTTATAGAAGAGATAGCAAAACTTCGTAAGGGAATACGTTTTAAGGGCTATTTCTTTTCAAATATGAAAAAACCCATTGCATTTGTGGATGATAGCATCTGCGGTGATTTTAAATACGCGAAAGAGCTGTTCAGGTCCTTGATACCTCTGAAAACATTATGGTGGGGGCAGGCCTCATTGAATTTTGCCCGTGATGACGAGTTGCTTGATTTGATGAGCCGTAGTGGATGCATATCGACAACAATCGGGTTTGAATCAATAAAACCTGAGAACCTGGATCTCATGAACAAAAAAATCAACAGGGTAGAAGAGTACAAAAAATCAATTGATAAAATACATTCACAGGGAATTTATGTCTACGGTGCCTTTATAACGGGAAATGATGGAGACAGTATCGAGGATTTCAAGAAACTGGTAGACTTTATAAATGATAATAATATCACTGAAGTGCAGATTACTGTCTTAACTCCATGTCCCGGAACAAAGCTCAGCAAAGATCTGGACAAAGAAAGCAGAATTCTCCATAAAGATTGGAATAAATATGACGGGCAGACTGTTGTATTTAAACCTAAGAACATGACTCCCGACGAATTGCAGAATGGTTTATACTGGACACTCCAGCAGGTCTTTTCATACCAATCCATATATAAGAGATTAACTGCATTATGGAGTAAATCGCAATTTAAAAGTTTTACCGGTAATGTTCCCTTTTATCAAAAAGTACTGTTTTTCCTGTACTTTGCTTCTTATATTTTCAGTATGGACGCTTCAAGGGTAAAGTTTGTTTTAAAGATTATATTGTTTTCTTTCAGGAAGAAAATTGATTTGTTTTATACCCTGTTAGTCATAAACTCTCATGATTATGCATACTCATTTCCAAAAGGAATAGACCCTCAGGCATACAGGGAGAAAATAAAGAACGAAAAAGACAATCGTTCCAAAGGGAAATAATATGCCCTTTTTCAAAACAGGCTTTCAGAAAACCTGTTTGGCGGATGATAAAAGTGATGACACCCTCTCTTAGCAATCCGAACAGCGCCTCTGGCAAGCTGAAAAAGAGGATTTCTATGTTACTATGGAATAATCAGACATTCGCAGAAATTCAATGCCTCCTGCGTTAGCCTTTCCTTCTATTATTGAAACAATAATTTTGAATTATTTTATCAACTATTTATGTGTTTATAAAAAATGTTGACTAAATCATTAATATTTTGTGCTTGTCCTAAATCAACCCTGGGCAGTACCAGGTTAAGATCCTCCATACTATCTTGAGCAATTTCAACCCTGTCAATAGAATTTGCTCCCAGATCCTTCAGGCTTTGATCAATAGAAATAGAATCTGAATCAATATCTATTAATACTTTTATAATGTTTTCTTTAATAATGTTAAAGATATCTTCTCTGGTCATAATAAAACTCTCTCTTTATTCATAAAAAGTTATGGTAATATTAATGAATGACATAACGTAATGCAACATACAATATATTAACATAAGGAACAGCTTGAAAGGATGAAAAATTAAAAATATGTCTTCAAGAGTTATTTTTGTTTTCCTGGATGGTGTTGGATTAGGTCGAGCGAGTGATAATAATCCATTCACTATTGCACCAATGCCTAATCTATATAACATCATTCAAAAACCATTAGTCAATGGAAATTTTATTTTTAAAGAAAAACTGTTGCTGAAAGGAATAGACGCCTGTTTAGGAGTAGAAGGCCTGCCGCAAAGTGCTACAGGACAGACATCTCTTTTTACCGGTACAAATGCTGCAAAAGAGCTGGGATACCATCTCGTCGCTTACCCGAATAACACATTAATAAAAATTATTAATGAACACAATCTTCTTAAAAATGCGGTTGAACTAGGTTATAAAGCGACATTTGCAAATGCGTATCATCTGGAACGCTACAATCAGCTGATACAATCCGGACGCATTTCCCATGCGGTAACGACTCTTTGTGTCAAAAGTGCTCAATTGTCGTATAGAACACTTTCTGATTTACAGGAAGGTACGGCGGTATATTGGGATATAACCCATGAGGTTTTAAGAAAAGAAGTCTCTGCCATTTCTATAGTTCAGCCAGAGATCGCGGGAGAAAATCTCGTCCGATTATCCGGAAATTATGATCTTGTTCTTTATGAGTGTTTTATGACAGATATCTTAGGACACAGTGGTAAATTAGACGATATATTGTCTTTCCTTCAAGTCCTGGATCGTTTCTTTTCAGGAATCGTAAAAAATATGAATAACGATACTACCTTGATAATCACCAGTGATCATGGAAATATTGAAGATATATCTGTAGCGAGTCACACCTATAATCCAGTTCCTCTTTTAGTAATAGGTAAAGAAGCTGAAACATTTGAAAAAATAGAGTCTATTCTGGAAGTGACAGGTGCCATTCTCTCGGTTCTGTCCGGACAATGATTTTACCATCAGCAAATTCCTTCTTATTAATCTACTCTAACTCATTTGATGAAGTGTATGAAGAGACCAGGGAGTACTTCAGAAAAACAGGACCTGAAGAGATTGAAAAAGCGGAAGCAAATTCCTAAAAGTAAAAAAATAAGAGAATAAAAGGCTAATTCACTATTCAAGACGCGACACCAAGGTTCCGCGACACCAAGGTTCAGATTTTCGCGTTTGTGTCCAAGTATAAAAAGGGTGCAACAGTACCGACCGGTCAGACTGAGTTTGTCTTCAGTAAACTTGAACTTCCACAGTTCTCAGTACGATTGGCTGGTGGTAACGGGTAACGACACAGCCAGGTTCAAGTGTTCAGGTGCCATCAATGGTACAGACAATTACAAGTTCATGGTCTGGGAACAGGATGATAACCCTGATGACACCTTCCGAATCAAGATTTGGTGTGAAAATGGAGGTGGTGAAAACGTCCATTATGACAACGGATCTAACCAACCTATAGGAGGAGGTAGTATTAAAGTTCATAAGAATTAACTGTAATACTTTAATAATTTGTACTCTTAAAATAAAAGTGGCATTATTGTGCCATTAAGATGCAAGGATGCTCCTTTTTTTTACTTACAATTCTGGTATAACGATTTCTTGATGTAAGGCTTAACAAGAGACTGATAAGGGATATTTATTCCGTTCGTTTTTTTTCTTAATCTTATTTAAAATATACTCAGACAGCCCGGTCTAAATGGATTTTGTCGGCGCTACCCTATGACTAAACCTTAACATTTTATTCAGTTTTCCTTTTATGTGAGTTCTGTGTTTAGTAAGATTTGATGGAAGAAACTATACTCCAGTCTTTCATCTGAAATTCAGTATTCCCTATTTAATAGATTTACATGTTGACACAAATGATAATATAATTTATCATTTCGCCTATCATGAAAATGTTGTTCAAGCCGCCATTTAGAAAGTTTGTAAAAAAACAATCAAGGTCTTTTCAGCTTGCTATTGAAGATGAAGTGGAGAAAATCCTGAATAATACTGATATTGGAGAAACAAAGAAAGGTGATCTGTCAGAATTCAAAGTTCACAAATGTAACTTTAAAGGTCAGCAATTTCTGATTGCTTATCATCTGGAAAAACATTGCATTATTTTATATATGATAGGAAGTCATGAAAATTTTTATCTTAAGTTGAAAAGGCACTTGAAGGAGGCAGAGTAATGAAAACCGCACAAAAGGTATACAAAGAAATATTGGAAATGCCAATTAAGGAGAGGGAGAAGCTCTTTGCAGTTATTGCAAGACGTGGATTTGAGAAGGATTATTACAATCATGAAGAAGTGTTTGATGATATACGGCAATCTCCATTTACAATAAAGGAAGCCTCTGATTATCTTGAAGTGGCTGAGATAACCGTAAGAAGGTGGGTCAAATCGGGAAAAATAAAAGCGAGAAGAGTTGGTAAAAGCATAGTGTTTAACGCAGATGACCTTAAAAAATTAAAAAAAAGAGTAAATTTCAGGAACAATAGACTATTGGTGTAGATTACAAATCTGAAAATTATATAATATATTTTTTTTTGTTCTTAATGTTTAATCAAGACAATGTTGTTTTCTAATAATCAAAGACATTTTTATTTCAGGATGGCACGACACTGGAGCTTTTTTGCCATTTCTTTGATTTGTGTATATAATATTTTTCCCCGTGGCGTTTCAAAGGGTGGGGGTCAAGTCTCTTCTTGTCTGCAAGTAGTTCTTAAGGTTGCAAAGTAAAAAGATAAGAGAATAAAAGGCTTATTCACTATTCAAGACGTGACACCAAGATTCACCAAGATTTATGATTTCTCGCAACTATAATAAATAAAGGGACTAAAAATGAGCAACATAAAGAGCTGCAACAAGTATAAGGGACAAATTTTAATTATTTTTATAAGCATAATTGTGCTCACATTGGTTATCAATCCGTATTATTATCTTGTATATGCAGATTATGCGGAAACTTCTGCACAATTATTACAGAAAAAAATAGATTATATCTGGATTATTATTGCTGCCAGTATGGTTTTTTTTATGCAGGTAGGGTTTACTGCTTTTGAGGCAGGATCAGTACAGGCAAAAAACGCCATAAGCGTTTCCATAAAGAATATATTGAATTTCCTTGTAAGTTCTATTGCATTTTTTATCGTAGGTTTTGGGCTCATGTTCGGATTAAGCTATGAAGGTTATATAGGTATTAATAATTTTCTTTTGAACGGAATTGATGTCCATCCAAATACATTGGGGTATGCCTTTGTGTTTTTCCAACTGGTATTTGCTGGAACTGCGGCCACTATTATATCAGGAGCATTTGCAGAAAGAGCAAAGCTTTTGACCCACATATGTACAACTATTTTTGTAGTCTGCCTGATTTACCCGGTCTTTGGTCACTGGGCTTGGGGGCATTTATTTCATTTAAATCAATATGGGTGGCTTGGAAAACTGGGATTCATAGACTTTGCAGGTTCTACAGTTGTTCATTCCATTAGTGGCTGGGTTGCGTTATCTGGCGTGATTGTACTTGGCCCGAGAATAGGGAAGTTTAATCCTGATGGCACGGTAAACAGGATGCATGGACACAATCTGCCATTGGCGACATTAGGTACATTTTTTTTGTGGTTTGGGTGGTTTGGATTTAATGGAGGTTCTCTTTTACGAGCAGACACAAGTATTGGGTTGGTTATTATTAATACAACCCTTTCTGGTGCGGTTGCGGGTGTGGCTGTAGCAATTTTTGGGAAACTGAGGAATAAAGGACTGGATGCCGCTGAGATTCTTTTAGGAATCATGGGGGGCCTAGTTGCTATTGGCGCCGGTTGCAGTAGAGTAAGTTCCGTATATGCATGTATTGTTGGATTATGCGCGGGTATTATTGCAATGCTAGCTAAAGATTTTATTGAAAAGGTATTAAAAGTGGATGACCCTGTGGGGGCTATTCCCATCCACGGCTTTTGTGGGGCATGGGGCACATTAGCCGTTGGGCTGTTTACTCCTGTTTCCGAATTCTCATTGACAAATTCCAACCGTCTATTGCAAGTAGGAGTCCAATGCCTGGGAATTATCGGCGCATTCGCATGGGCTTTTTCTTTAGGCCTTTTGTTCTTTTGGTGCCTTAAGAAATTTGTAGGTATCAGGGTCAGCACAGAAGAAGAAACAAAGGGATTAAATATCAGCGAATATACTGATGTTACTTCCTGGCTTGATTTTGTTAAAATTACAAAAGTCCAGGATATGAATGTAGCGTTACAAGGTAAAATAAAAGAAAGAACAGAAGAACTGGAAAATATAAAGAGAAATCTCGAAGAAGATGTAAGGAAACGAACATCAGAATTAGAAGAGTCACGAGATGATTTTAAGCAAAAAGTAGAGCAATTGGAGAACTTTGAAAAAGTTGCTATCGGAAGAGAATTAAAGATGAAAAAAATGGAAGAAGAATTTGAAAACTTTAAAAAATCAAATGATAAATAATTTATGAAACTAGGCACAAAATGTATCATGTCAATCAGCCTTCTTGTAATATTGGTACTGGGTACCAGCTTTACATGGGTCATAAAAAAACGTAACTATCTATTAAAAGAAGGAATTATTAACCAAGCAGAAATTCTCGTTAAACAAATAGAAATCACCTACAATTATTTTTCAGAGCCTCAGGGTGATGTCAGTCCAGATAGTATGAAAGTTAAGGCTGATTTTAACCATTTGCACCATTCGGCAACTGGTATGGAATTTTATAATCGTATCAGTGAAAGCACACCTTATACTGTTAAACTTAAAACCCTGAAACACAACAACTCAGATAAAACTCTAGATGGTTTTGAAACGGCTGTCTTAAAAAAAATGCAAGATCAAAAATTACGAGGCGCATTTTATGATGAAACGTTGAGTTCAAGAGATGAGAAATTATTTCGTTATATCGCTCCACTATATGTAGAGGAAGCCTGCCTCAGTTGTCACGGAGAACCATCGGGTAGAGCATTCAGCACCGAACGTAGAATGGCAATATACAAGACAGGTGATTTGTGGGGGATAATAAGTGTTATGGCACCTTTAAAACCCATTCATGCAAGCCTGAAAGCAAACGCAATAATACTTATCTGTGTTGCATCAGTTTCAATAGTTGTAATTGTTTTCATTACTCACCTATTGATCAAAGCTTTGATTACAAAACCTATATCAAAGATGTCTCGTGTGATGGCTTCTATTGCTAATGGCGATCTTGACAAAAGGATAAGCATCTCTTCACGAGACGAAATAGGAATGTTAGTTACCTCAATAAATAAAATGACAGAAGATCTACAGAAGACTACCGTGTCTAAGGCCTATGTGGATGGCATTATTGAAAGTATGATAGATACGCTTGTAGTAATAGACCGAAATGGTAAAATAAAAACCGTAAATAAATCAACACTGGATCTCTTAGGTTATGAACAAACTGATTTAATTGGTAACGATATAAATATGATCCTGAATGATAAAGACAATCCCATTGCGAACCGGAGCTGGAGTGATATTTGGAAGGGAGATGTATTAAAGGATTCTGATATTAGCTATCGTACTCAGAAAAGCGAAGAGATACCTATGAACTTCTATGGGCGTATAATGCGTAATAGTGATGGGGAAGTGGCTAATATTGTTGGTGTCGCCAGAGACATGAGACAGACAAAAAAACTCATAAGTGAATTATCAGACTTTAAAGAGGCAACTTTGTACATGCTGGGTGATCTTGAAAAAGCTCGTATAGAGCTGGAAAAAGAAGAGAAAAAACTGGATATGATAGTAACCGGGGTTGGAGCTTACTTGTGCCTCATAGATAGAGAAATGAAGATAACGTGGGGTAACAAACCATTCGAGCTGCAGTTTGGAATAGTAAATGATTTACAAAAAGATGCCTGTAATAAAATTTTTGGGTGCGGTAATGTCCCTCCGGAGGACTGCACTACAAAACGTGTATTTAAAAGTGGTAAGATAGAAGAGACAAAAAGATTGGTAGTTGACCGAGATAATGAAAAGAAATATTATCATTTTCTCGGCTCACCGATTAAAGACGATCAAGGCAATATCACACATGTACTTGAGTTGGTTCAGGATATTACCAAAATGTGGCAGATGGAACATCAGAAGGAGATTATTTACAACATCAATAGAATTATTACTTCTGGTCTTATGTCAGATGTGTTTACGTCCATAAGTAATGAACTCAAACGCATTATTGAGTTTGATAGGATTAGTATCTCCCTTCTCGATGAAAAAACAGAAAAGTTTGAAGTTGTGGCAGTAGATAAATCGTATGACTCCACAGCAATAAATGAAGGTGATTGGTTTCCTAGGGAAGGGAGTTTATTAGATCAGGTAACTTTTACCGGAAGCCCGTTTATTGTGAAGGATACTTCAAGGAGTACTTTCTGGTCAGATCATTTGTTACTGAAAGAAGGGGTAAAATCCCGGCTTGGTTTTCCACTTGAATATAAAGGCGTCATTATCGGAACTATTAACCTTGCAAGCTTAAAAGAAAACAATTTCTCTGAAAATCATTTCACAATATTAGAGCAGATTGCCATGCAACTAGCTATTGCCATAGAAAATGCCAGATTATTCGCAAAAACAATAGAATCAGAAAAAAGATATAAAGATCTTTATGACAATGCTCCGGACATATATATAACAAACGACGAAAATGGAATTATTAACAATTGTAATAAAACAGGCGCAGAGATTCTAATGTACAATACAGACGAATTAATTGGAAGGCACATCTTCGAATTTCAAACGGAGAAAAACAGGAATGTAATGGAGAAATTGTTGCCCAAACGTTTAAACGGACAGCTCGTAAAAGGATTAGAACTGCAACTGGTAAAAAAGGATGGAAGCGTTATTGATGTCAGCTTGAACGATAATCATGTTTGTGACGATAGCGGTAAGATAATAGCTATCCAGTCAGCTTATCGGGATATAACCGCAAAAAAAAGTCTGGAATCACAACTTTTAGAAGCGGAAAAATTAGCATCGACAGGAAGAGTGGTTGCGAGTGTTGCGCACGAGATCAATAACCCACTGGAAGGTATCGTTAATTACCTGCAATTGCTCCTGGAAAGAATGGAGGATAAAGATGAGAAAAGGAGATATGTTCAGCTTGTCATGGATGGTATTTACAGGATAGCAGGCATTGTAAGGCGTCTATTAGACTCGAATCTGAATATTTTAGAAGAAGAAGGAGATCACAATATTAATATTAACATACAAAATGTCTTAACTTTATTACAAAGTAAGCTTTCTCAACATAAGATAACGGTAAAACAGTCTTTTGATAAAAAAGCACCCAATATGAGATGCCATCCAAACCGATTAGAACAGGTATTTACAAACCTTATACTCAATGCTGCTGATTCAATGCAAAATGGCGGGATTATCAATATAACAACTCAAGTTAATGATAATGAACTACTAATCGAATTTACTGATAATGGTTGTGGAATACCTGAAAAAGATTTAACAAATATCTTTGAGCCATTTTTTAGCACAAAAAAAGGGGTTGGTACCGGTCTGGGCTTATGGATATGCTACAATATTATAACTGAACATTCTGGGAGGATCAGCGTTAGAAGCAAACTTAATGTTAAGACAACTTTTCAGATTTCATTGCCTTACAAAAAATAGGCTGATTGCTTGTGCCATGAGTCAGAGTTCCCGTTATTATTTGTATTGTATATTAAATGATCTGTCATCACCATGTTGCAAGAAAGCAATTGCCTTTACGTCTTTATATTCACTGTCATCGGCAATATATTCAAGGTTTTGAGTAACCTGGGCAAGATCAACAATCGTATCAAAAAGCCATCTTTCGTATGGCAGAGATACAAGCGCTAACAGTTCAGAGGCGACAGTTTGTGATATTTCGCCGTCTCTCCAACGCCTGGCAATGACACTTATTTCCTTATAGAGATTCTCTTGAGCAGGAAACCTGCAATACTGATATCTCTTATTATCTATAATTTTGTCTATTGTAATATCAGGTTCGGAATAAACGGATTGTTCAAAATCTACAATTTTTATGTTTTCCTTTATATTTTCCATGACAAGCTCCTTTTTAAAATGTAATTAAAACGAATTCTAAAAGATAACTAAGTATATGTTAAGTAGCAATAAACATGCCAGTTGACAATTGCTCACACAACATATTTTCGTATATGATGTTATGGTTATTATATATTTTAAATAACTTTTTGATGATGGTTTAAATTTGACAATTTTGCGGGGAATTTCAAAGAAAATGGCAGAAATAAGCCTTTTTGTTAATTTTATGTGGGGTAACTAACCAATGATGAATAATATAAAGCAGATATTGGTAGTTGAGGATGATGAATATGTTCTTGGTAGTATTAAAAGTGTTCTGGATGGTGAAGGGTATAAGGTCAAAACGGCATCAAATGGTTTGGATGCGCTCAATCTCTATAGAAAAGCACCATATGCTTTGGTTGTTTCTGACCTTAAAATGCCACAAATGGATGGATTTGAATTATTAAAGCAACTAAAGAATGAGTACCCGGATGTATCTTTGATTATGATGACGGCATATGGCAGTGTTAGAACTGCCGTTGAAGCGATGAAGATAGGTGCATATGATTATCTCACTAAACCCGTTTCTGCTGAAGAGTTAAGGCTAGTTGTCAAACGTGTATTTGAAAAACAGAAATTAATTATAGAAAACAAGTTATTACGCAAGGAACTCGAAGAGAGGTTTGGTTTTGGCAATATAATTGGGAAGTCACACAGAATTCAGCAAGTTTATGATATAGTCACTCAGGTGGCAGATACAGATGCTACCGTCTTA harbors:
- a CDS encoding B12-binding domain-containing radical SAM protein translates to MKIELISPSTKSRILDYGGNLRVFGDDVFLMYGLALTTIAAYTPSGVEISITDENLSPIDFEKEVDLVGLTSLSFTAKRAYEIAAKFRQRGVKVVMGGVHATMLPEEALEHVDIVVIGEAEDLWPQLIDDFRNNSLKKIYRYDNKPTIDTQPIPRHDLLEFDRYLMYPVNTTRGCPYNCEFCTVHAFFGKGMRRRQITRVIEEIAKLRKGIRFKGYFFSNMKKPIAFVDDSICGDFKYAKELFRSLIPLKTLWWGQASLNFARDDELLDLMSRSGCISTTIGFESIKPENLDLMNKKINRVEEYKKSIDKIHSQGIYVYGAFITGNDGDSIEDFKKLVDFINDNNITEVQITVLTPCPGTKLSKDLDKESRILHKDWNKYDGQTVVFKPKNMTPDELQNGLYWTLQQVFSYQSIYKRLTALWSKSQFKSFTGNVPFYQKVLFFLYFASYIFSMDASRVKFVLKIILFSFRKKIDLFYTLLVINSHDYAYSFPKGIDPQAYREKIKNEKDNRSKGK
- a CDS encoding phosphopantetheine-binding protein gives rise to the protein MTREDIFNIIKENIIKVLIDIDSDSISIDQSLKDLGANSIDRVEIAQDSMEDLNLVLPRVDLGQAQNINDLVNIFYKHINS
- a CDS encoding phosphoglyceromutase, which encodes MSSRVIFVFLDGVGLGRASDNNPFTIAPMPNLYNIIQKPLVNGNFIFKEKLLLKGIDACLGVEGLPQSATGQTSLFTGTNAAKELGYHLVAYPNNTLIKIINEHNLLKNAVELGYKATFANAYHLERYNQLIQSGRISHAVTTLCVKSAQLSYRTLSDLQEGTAVYWDITHEVLRKEVSAISIVQPEIAGENLVRLSGNYDLVLYECFMTDILGHSGKLDDILSFLQVLDRFFSGIVKNMNNDTTLIITSDHGNIEDISVASHTYNPVPLLVIGKEAETFEKIESILEVTGAILSVLSGQ
- a CDS encoding type II toxin-antitoxin system RelE/ParE family toxin, which codes for MKMLFKPPFRKFVKKQSRSFQLAIEDEVEKILNNTDIGETKKGDLSEFKVHKCNFKGQQFLIAYHLEKHCIILYMIGSHENFYLKLKRHLKEAE
- a CDS encoding helix-turn-helix domain-containing protein, which encodes MKTAQKVYKEILEMPIKEREKLFAVIARRGFEKDYYNHEEVFDDIRQSPFTIKEASDYLEVAEITVRRWVKSGKIKARRVGKSIVFNADDLKKLKKRVNFRNNRLLV
- the amt gene encoding ammonium transporter, which translates into the protein MSNIKSCNKYKGQILIIFISIIVLTLVINPYYYLVYADYAETSAQLLQKKIDYIWIIIAASMVFFMQVGFTAFEAGSVQAKNAISVSIKNILNFLVSSIAFFIVGFGLMFGLSYEGYIGINNFLLNGIDVHPNTLGYAFVFFQLVFAGTAATIISGAFAERAKLLTHICTTIFVVCLIYPVFGHWAWGHLFHLNQYGWLGKLGFIDFAGSTVVHSISGWVALSGVIVLGPRIGKFNPDGTVNRMHGHNLPLATLGTFFLWFGWFGFNGGSLLRADTSIGLVIINTTLSGAVAGVAVAIFGKLRNKGLDAAEILLGIMGGLVAIGAGCSRVSSVYACIVGLCAGIIAMLAKDFIEKVLKVDDPVGAIPIHGFCGAWGTLAVGLFTPVSEFSLTNSNRLLQVGVQCLGIIGAFAWAFSLGLLFFWCLKKFVGIRVSTEEETKGLNISEYTDVTSWLDFVKITKVQDMNVALQGKIKERTEELENIKRNLEEDVRKRTSELEESRDDFKQKVEQLENFEKVAIGRELKMKKMEEEFENFKKSNDK
- a CDS encoding PAS domain S-box protein; amino-acid sequence: MKLGTKCIMSISLLVILVLGTSFTWVIKKRNYLLKEGIINQAEILVKQIEITYNYFSEPQGDVSPDSMKVKADFNHLHHSATGMEFYNRISESTPYTVKLKTLKHNNSDKTLDGFETAVLKKMQDQKLRGAFYDETLSSRDEKLFRYIAPLYVEEACLSCHGEPSGRAFSTERRMAIYKTGDLWGIISVMAPLKPIHASLKANAIILICVASVSIVVIVFITHLLIKALITKPISKMSRVMASIANGDLDKRISISSRDEIGMLVTSINKMTEDLQKTTVSKAYVDGIIESMIDTLVVIDRNGKIKTVNKSTLDLLGYEQTDLIGNDINMILNDKDNPIANRSWSDIWKGDVLKDSDISYRTQKSEEIPMNFYGRIMRNSDGEVANIVGVARDMRQTKKLISELSDFKEATLYMLGDLEKARIELEKEEKKLDMIVTGVGAYLCLIDREMKITWGNKPFELQFGIVNDLQKDACNKIFGCGNVPPEDCTTKRVFKSGKIEETKRLVVDRDNEKKYYHFLGSPIKDDQGNITHVLELVQDITKMWQMEHQKEIIYNINRIITSGLMSDVFTSISNELKRIIEFDRISISLLDEKTEKFEVVAVDKSYDSTAINEGDWFPREGSLLDQVTFTGSPFIVKDTSRSTFWSDHLLLKEGVKSRLGFPLEYKGVIIGTINLASLKENNFSENHFTILEQIAMQLAIAIENARLFAKTIESEKRYKDLYDNAPDIYITNDENGIINNCNKTGAEILMYNTDELIGRHIFEFQTEKNRNVMEKLLPKRLNGQLVKGLELQLVKKDGSVIDVSLNDNHVCDDSGKIIAIQSAYRDITAKKSLESQLLEAEKLASTGRVVASVAHEINNPLEGIVNYLQLLLERMEDKDEKRRYVQLVMDGIYRIAGIVRRLLDSNLNILEEEGDHNININIQNVLTLLQSKLSQHKITVKQSFDKKAPNMRCHPNRLEQVFTNLILNAADSMQNGGIINITTQVNDNELLIEFTDNGCGIPEKDLTNIFEPFFSTKKGVGTGLGLWICYNIITEHSGRISVRSKLNVKTTFQISLPYKK